A segment of the Haemorhous mexicanus isolate bHaeMex1 chromosome 3, bHaeMex1.pri, whole genome shotgun sequence genome:
GGTCTAACTTACCAAATGAGTTTGACTTATccaagagaagggaaaaaaagaaaaataaaatagtgatGGAAGATTTTCACTGCTTTGAAGCTTTTGtgaacaaaaaatttaaaagtctgGCAAGCACACAGTGTACCTTTTCATGTATGTAAGTAAACACAAATTCAGgaaaagctttgctttgcacAAACAGAAATTTTTGGACTTTTTGTAACATGTTTGAGAATTTGGAGAGAGTTACAAGCTCTCTGCCTTCACTATAAATGTTCCATGTGTTTCTGCACTGAAGGTAAAGAGGCAACTGAGAGCAGGGGCAGTCTGCTGGGAAGGTTACAAAGCTCTGTTTGCAGAGAATTTTATAATCAGGCAATAATTTGTTACAAGTCTCTAAGATCCACAAGAGGAATCTATTGCTGTGCATAGTTAGGAAATTTTTAAAGAGATCAGCTTATCAAAGAAATGTATAGTCTATTTGCACATcattcaatttttatttattttcatcttttgcTTCCTAGTTACTCTTCTCTGTAGCAGGCAATTGCGCCAGatgcaaaatataatttctgactTTCAGAGATGAGTTGAAATTTGGGATTCCCATCtatttcctctgctgcttttatttctcgTTGTTTTTCTTATCTGCTCTCACAATGTTGCAAGTGCTGCTTTACTCAGGAATGCATTTCTTGAACTACTTCATCCCAATGAATGtgtgaacaaaaaaaaccatgaGCAAGTTAAATTTTCCCAGCCTTTGAAGTGACTTAAAGTTGAGGTGCTCTTGAGAAATAACAACATATGAAGTACCATTCTATTTTTATATAGGCACATAATGTGATTTCTAAGCAGtaaaagaaaagctgtaaaTAGTAAAGGCCTTAGCTGTGACATCCTACCTGATATCCCCTGTAGGTCTGGTACCAGTGCAGTGGTGGGTACCCAGAAAAGTTGAAATGGTGATAGGAGAATACTTTATTGTGAAATCTCATGGTGGTACAGACTTAACTAGTGCAGGTGTGTAGGCTCACTACTACTACTACACTGCACATTCTCTAACATCCTCTTGACATCCCTGACCtttctgctcagagctgaggcCATGAAAACACAGAGGAGGGAAGATGTGtcactggcagtgccagcctggcccaAGCGTGGCCACACAGACAAAAGGACAGCCAGAGCAGACACGAGAGGACACCTAGAAGGGCTGTTGATCCCGGAGAGGTGGGGGCTAGCAATGGAGTGCAGAGGTGAGGAGATCCTGGCACTCAGCAGCGGGTGCAGGGGGACTGGGACGAGCTGAGCAATGAGCTCAaagcccagagccagctgggatggggtgtGTGACCAGAGATCCTCCTGCCGAGCCAGCAGCGCCGGTGGAGCACAGCCTTGCTCCTGGCTGCTGATCACAGCCAAACCCATCTGTCAGCAGATAGTTTTGAAACTTGCTTGCAAAGTGCTCTATGCCTTTCTAGTATCAAACTGCCTCGAGGCTGACACCCTGCCAGTgctataaattattttgttacCTTAGAGTGCAGACTTTTATGCAGGCCATACAAAGGATCTAAACCCTTCTGACACTATTAAAGTGCCCATATAATGCCACATTCTAATGGTCAATATCTTTGTGTTTGCCATTGTGTAAgcaatttcctctttttaaagaatatttagcTCTACCAAACAATTGCTGGGATTGCAAAGGACACAGTAAGTAGAGTAAGCAGAACATTTCAGCTCAATGCATCGGATCATTTGTAATTGCACAATCAAACACATTTTGAACAGAAATCTTTCTTCTGACACCGGAAAAATAGAAACATACCAAGATGCATCAGCTTTGCACACATCTCTCTGTAGGACACCAGCTTCATCTTTTGGGAAGTATTTAGTAAATGAGGTAAAGGAATATGAAATGGGAGAGAATGATTGAGATTTGTTtagttttccatggaaaatgtgACTTTACTGTTGCATTGGTGTGATGGATTTCCTACATGGTGCTAGTAAAGTCACATGAAGCTAATTTACACAGACTGTGAATGTTTTTCACTCTAAGAATGGTTCTGCTTCTGGGGAGCATATTGGATCTGGGCTCAGATGTGCAGTCTGGAGAATCCATTCCTGGGCACAGGCAAAATCACAGGGATTGTGATCTGCATGCACCACCACCCTGCTGCACTCTGAAACCCAGAGCAGGTGTCCCAAGCAAATGTACCCCAGAGCAGGTGTCCCAAGCAAAACCTTGGCCCCTTTGTACTTAATACCTCCTACCCAGAAATTAATGATTCTGTTCTCAGCAGAGTCTGAAGAGGATGAGGTAAATAACAATAACATCTTGAATAAAAAGCATAAATTCAGTCTTTAAGCACCTGCTTTTCAAATGAGCTCTGTCCAGTCTATGTGCTGAATGAGGGCCccaaggaaaaataatgaaagatcATTAAATTAGACAGTTTCTCAAAAATGTAAACTCACATCCATTTTTAGTGGATAATAATATTTGAAATTCTATGCTTTCAAAGCTTGTGGCTATTGAAAGCTTTCTAAGAAAAGTGGAAGGTGAATGGGAAGtgaaagaggaaagcaaaggcataagagaaagagggaagggaagggaagggaagggaagggaagggaagggaagggaagggaagggaagggaagggaagggaagggaagggaagggaagggaagggaagggaagggaagggaagggaagggaagggaagggaagggaagggaagggaagggaagggaagggaagggaagggaagggaagggaagggaagggaagggaagggaagggaagggaagggaagggaagggaagggaagggaagggaagggaagggaagggaagggaagggaagggaagggaagggaagggaagggaagggaagggaagggaagggaagggaagggaagggaagggaagggaagggaagggaagggaagggaagggaagggaagggaagggaagggaagggaagggaagggaagggaagggaagccTTCCTAGCTCCCCTCACGAAGTCTGAAAATGTGACTGTGACCAATACAGGGAATCATAAGGGAAACAGAAGGAATCCTCAAGTTCTTTTATGCTGTTTTAGGAACAAAAGGGTTGGTTTAGGACTTCTTTAAAGCAGGGAGCTAGCAGAATGGCGCTTTTCAGACCTCACCAGACTTGGTGAGGCTTGCTACTATGCATGgattttcaaaaacaaacacGCCCGTATACTAAATCCCCAGGGGATTTTCTTCATGTATTCATGCCTTTATCAGCCGATCTTAAGATCAGGCAGCGCGTACCACAGTAGTACTGCCACTTCAAACGCCGGGAAGACAAGAGGAAAGCAACAGGAACTTTTGTTAAGCCAGCGGAATGAATCggcagctgggactgggaagcagcagctcttcgTGCATCCCAGTCCACTTAAGCAAAAGCAACTCCCAGGGGTTCTCTGGGATCatattattatttcttaatcGTTCACCTATGAACTGTACCTACACAGAGCCCGGAGGGGCTGTCAATAATAAACCCCGGGAGAGCGGTGGCGGAGGGAAGCCGGACCTGCCCCGGAGCGGCGGCTCCAGCCTCACCTGGCAGCGCCGCCGGGCCCCAGCCTCGCCCCCCTTGGTTGCTGTTTtggttgctttaaaaaaagagaaagaaaaaagaataggTCTAGTTATAAAgtaagagaaattttttttagatttttttcaaattgtattttaatttgaGCGCCGCTAATTGCCGTGTGCATGCGCAATTGGCTGGTTCAGGGAGCGCACCGGGCAGTGGCGTAGGAGGCGCGGGAGGGACggagccagagccaggctggagcgGAGTGTGCGGGGAGCGGACGCGCCGGGATGCTCGGCGGCCCCGGCTCCAGGCGGGCCGGACGGAGCAGGACAGCGCcgaggggccgggccggcccAGGGCTGATGTAGCTTTGGGCTGGAGCTTTGGAAGGTGCacctggtggggctgtgctgtgcggCTTCTCCTCCCGAACCACGCACGGAGGGGTCAGGGAAGGATAACCGCAGCCCGGAGACAGGTTTGgcaattctcatctctcagcTGAACGCTGCTTCGCCTTCGCTCTCTGGTACTGCGTGCCTGCTTTCTGTGcatcccctttcccctcctctaACCTCCGGAATTAATGTGGATGATACTGTTGTGTAGTAAGGATGTCGGTTGGGTTCTGTTCTTAAAGATCTTCAGTGTTTTTCTTACGTGACCAGTGTGCTGGAAAGGTGGGGGGGCGCTGAATCTAGTAAATATTCGTATTCCAAAATACTAGCTTCAGTCACTGCTTAGTTGGAGTAAGACACTTTCAACACAAATGAACTACTTCAGCAaactggattttaatttttccaaaatCAGTGTTAGAAACAGAAGATAAACTGTTGTAGACTGCAAGCAATGTGTCCTCCtaaggaagaaaacatttcctttacTTTCAGTATATTTTGGAAATTATAATGTCGTTTAGAAGCAGcaagaatattaattttctcATTATATAGTTTGATACAACCACTTTCCAAAAGTTAATTCAGCAATGAAGAACATGCACTTTTTTACACTTTGAGTTTGTATATTAGGTAGCCACAAAAAATTGTCTTCAGGTTTACTAGAACTTCTTAAAACAAGcttgtgtttcttttcagaGTTGACCCTGTGATAAACTGAACAAGAAGTTGGAAAGTTCTGTAgtactttttttctcattccttaCCTTTAAAATGTAATGGACAGTAAGGAGAAAGTAACACAGATGtgctttattctttttcttgccATGGGATCTGATCTCGTTTACATATTTCTTCTCCCAGTTGAGATGGATGCATGGGAAGTAGTGGAGCTGATGATTCAAAAGTGTGACCTAATCGCCTGATTTAAGTCTTAGGCCCGACTGTTTTGTTTCCTAGAGAGCCTGACCATCTTTTGGCTCTCTTTGACTTCAGCTCAAGTTGTAACTACTCAGAACTAGcaaaattcagcattttgggTATCTCAGCCTGGCCCCAAACACGGAAGCACTGGGAAATAGTCCTGACATGTGGAGGATTTCCCGGTGGCTgtaaaaataatcttaaaaatCAGCTGTTGTACATTAAAcggagggaaaaaaaaaaaaaaggcgaCTCCTTTATTGAGTTAAACCACCTCTTGCTGGTTTTCATTGTCCTGGGATTACAGACTCTTGCATCACTTAATGGGCAGCAGCTTTCTAGCTACCACTAGGAAGTTGTCCAGTCTCTCTAACTCTGCATGTACAGTAGCAGACTTTGGGTTTGAAGTGGAAAGATGAGTTTGCAAAGACATTTGCTTTCCCAGTGGAAATTCCCTTGGGATTGCTGTGTGAGTGGCACAAAAATGCTGTTGGCCCCTCAGGAGGAAGCAGCCTTCATCAGCCCTCAGTCATCTGATCCTTAGAGTGACCAAGTCCTCGTTAATGTATTTGCCTTAACCCCCACTTACTGGCCATCCGTGAAATGGGATAGAAGTCATTACACCCCATAGCAACAGACTTTTTGGAATGTAAATGGCAAAGTAAGGTACTACAAGAGTGGGAAGTCACATGGCTTTGTGCTAGAGCAGCAATGAGAAACTCTGTGGGTCTCCAGGTTGTGTATGAACTCAATTAATAAGGTCCCCTAGAGACCTTACCTGCTTGCCCCCTGTCCATCTTCTTTCTTCTGACTGCtgttcctcctgctgccagttTTGATAGCAGGAGAAATAGCTCTCCACTCCTCCAGATTGCCCTCCACATTAGCCCCTCCTCTTAGTGCTTAATTAAACACTGGGAGACACCTTGGGAAGcttggctttgtttgtttgcagaGCAGGGGGCTAAAACAGGCCAACACAGCTGAACCGTGGTGCTGAAATGTTAATGTGTATGCAAACCATGGGAGCAGCCTATGGCCTTTCAGGGCATCATCTGGCTTGCCCTGCTTTCCAAGGATTTCCTTGTGTAGGTGAGTGCCCATTTCTATGCTAGAAGTGGAAAAGGTTTTTTGAGTACCTGTGATGTTTTCTTATCTTGCTGGAAGtacaaagagaaagggagatACACATACAGGTATGAGTTCCAATAAATGTTTGGGGGGCTATTTGCTTTCGCGTGCTCTGTTTTAAACACTTGGAAGTGGATGGTTTTTTTGAGAGGAGCCGTGACTAAAGAAATGAAACCTCATCACTGGAGGGATAGAGTTGTAGCTATCAGCATCCCACTTCTGTTGATGGATTCATAGcttggaggagggaaggggaagcagAGAGACTGCAGTGAAACACTTCAGCACCAAACCTtaaggcaggaggagagagagagagagcctgGTTATTGCCCATCCCTTCCCACATTCTTCCTTGCTAGCTAATTCCAGCATACCATTCATGAGAGCTGTTAAAACTGATTCCATAGTTGCTCTTCCTCCAGTTTGATgtctgctttctctgcaaccAAGATTGGTTGCTGAAAGTTTTTaggctcctgcctccccagcacagctgccaacagagctctcctgctgccccagcactgcctggtgtGGCTGTGCACAGCTAAGGCTGGTGGGGATCCAGGAGaggcagctccctgtgcagcaggaccATGTCAGCTTGCAGCAGTAGCTTCTGTACTCCAGCATCCTGCACCATGCCAGTCAGGCTTCTTTCTTTATGGAACAGAATGGGAGCAGCAGCGTCCTGGGGTGTTTGTTTGTACCTGAGGCAGTTAACTGTTGCACACAGCATCATACCAGAGGGTTTGCTGCTTATTTATACAGTACTGCAAGGGGCAATGTGCCTGCCTTGAGTCCTGGACCTGTTCCTCAAATACTGTGGGGAGGACAGATAGTAAGGAGAGGGagagacccccaggacccccatgACAGCAATGCCTGTGTATTCAGGGACTGACTCGGGCTGCAGGCTTTGCCATGGTACCTGTGGTAGCTGGTGGGAAAAGAGGTGCCACACAGactgcagcagtgctgtccctCTCTGGGAAGGGACCTGGATCACATCTGTGTGCTTCATTCTGGGCACATTCAGCCGAACCCCTGACACTCTTAGTGATGAATGCAGGTTATCCAGTTGTATCcaaacatttctcatttctgtttctaaaaaaacacaaaccaaggCACCACATGCGGGGACTCGGCTGGGGGGTATCAAATTGTTGGTTTGTCAGTGTTTTGGCTGTATTTAATGTTTCAGTAttaaaggttttgtttgttttgattttgatcCTGAATGCAGGTGCTTTCAGCCTCTTGACAATCCAGCAAGCAGTTGCTCTGGCTAACACATTGAAGACCGGGTGCTGCGAGTCTGAAGAGCTTTTAGTGTTGCATAGGAGCCCATGTAGATCGGTGTTACTTAGCaaacatcagcagcagcagtcagaTGAAAAGCCTGATAGCAGCAAATGTGCTGTGAGGGTCAAGAGGGGACAGCCTCACCTTGCAGTCCTGCTGAAATTCCAGTTTAACCACTGAAGTATGAAAGTtgtaaaaaaatggaaaagcagtAGCAAGCTTAAAGTCAGCTTTATTTTAGTCTCTAGAGGTAACACTGAAAAGgtgcagattttaaaattactttggcAATTAACACATATATTTGTGTGCTGCCTTCCAATTCCTCCCCCACACACCCAGATTTTAGAAGCTGTTCCCATAGACATGAAAAACAGAAGTATTGTTAAGTATCTTCTCTGAAAGTTGGCTTGTCATATTTAAGACATGTAGTTTCCCTGTGCTATAGCTGAGGCAGAATGAAGTGCTGAATGTTGCTTTATTTTCCCAGAGGGGCCAAACTGTTTATTTCCCACTTCTAGCACCCCTGCTAGGCAGTGACAGGGCTAACATGCTTTCTTCTCTTGCTCAGCCTCAGGACTGGCATTTTCTTGTCTTAGTTTAACaggtatttgcattttttttttcagtggcttTCTGGGCAGTATTCCCCAGTAGACTGTCAGGTAATCACGTGGAACCACGTATGGTCAGTGCTTTATTTTGCACTCTGCTAAGCAGCCTGGCTGGTGTGTACTGCCTGGAGCAATTGCTGGGTGAAAATCACATGTGCAGGCCTAGGAATTACAAATCAAAGACAGTTTTCTAAGCATCTCTAGGCATTTGGgtgtcaagatttttttttttttaagaggttttctggggtttttaaatttatagGGGTCACCTTAAAATTTTCCTGTGGGACAAGGGAGGCTGGAAACATTCTCCTATGTTTGTGACTTTGGAAGATGTGTCCTTTAGAGCACCACCAGGTTTGACTACACTGTTCTGTCATGGCAAACAGTATTCTTGTGGAAGGGTACAtactatttctttaaaaatgtagcCTGGGGGAGATGAGGAAGAGTTCTTGGCTGAAACATTTGCATGAAGCACTGtgacagagcagccagggaataTATTGCATGCTAATAAAGTTCCTTCTTCAGTGTGAAAAGTGCATGCTTTGTGAGTGACAGTGGgtctttttttaccttttgaCATTCTAACTTGACCAATAATGAGGCATCCACCAGCACGCCTTTTCAGTCCTTTCCAAAGAGCTGCCACAACTAAAGAGACTTTTCTTTTGAGAATAATCTGTGACCCAGCAAGGTTGGCTgcaatgtttgtttgtttttctctctacCGCTGGTTCCTACTATTCTCTTATTCCCATATCCTATCCGAGTCTTGTTTTCAAATGCATTCTTCAGCCTTCTTCCCTACCTACTGCATCCTGTGTTCTACTTTCTgacttccttctcttttcttatggcttttctttccagttccTTTTGATTCTGGTCCCCCAGGAACTAGGAGTGAAACATTAACAGTTTCTGAGTACCCAGTTAATCTGGCTGTTGCTAGGAGTGTAGAGTTCAGGTGAGGGCTCTGGGAGACATCCTTTGTGTATGACATTGTGCCCCGGGGCCCTTGGCACCACTTCATTGCTGGAGTAGCAGAGAGGAATGTATATCTGTGCTCCACCTACTGTCAGCTACAATCCAACCTGTAAGATAAGAATATTGATAAAAGTTGATCTTTGCTAAGATATGGATGTTCCGTTACTGCAAGTTAATTACCAGGCATTAATTGCTCTGCTGTTACCACCTGGATGTGCATCTCAGTTATAAaaaggaagctgagaagcttaGGTTAGGCAAAGCAAGTGGATTTGAATTATCTTGTGTCTTGATAGAGGATGTGGGAACTGTAGGTGCTGTGACAGCCGTttggaaaaaattctgtttcacaGTAAATTCAGTGTGCATACCTATGTCTTTCTAAGTTAGGCTGCTGCTTTTACAATAAGGCTCTTAGATTGGTCGGGATACATTTCTATGTTATCTGTACCTCTTTCAACTGAGGCTCACCAGCCTCATAAATCTGGGCTTAGAACATGTGCAGGAACATCCTATGTTGGTGTCAACAGATCCTGAATATAAATCACAGGTATAAGATAGTTATATAACTCCATGTTGCATGGCTAAGGCTGGGTAATATATGCCTTTATTATCTTTCTGAGGAGACAACGAAGTTGGATATATGGTGAGCTTTTATATTGTCTGAAAATGCAGGTTTAGAGACGAGCATACAGAGAAGAGCATTTTCCAGATGAGGTCAGCTATAGCCAAAGGTTTGACTAGTCTGATCCGTGTGGTTCACAACATCTGCTAAATGATATGTAAAAGAAGAAACCTTTCAGCATAATAGTCACTGTGCTGGAAATTTTATCTTCCTGCTAATTTCATCTGCCTGTGATGCCCAGATGGTTATCAGTTGTGTGTTGCTGTAATCTTCTGTCCTGCTGGTTTGTTTGTAACCAGGATTGGTCTGTTTATGTGTGGCTGCATATGACAATTAGTTTAaatctttttccttattttacacatttttctgtATGCAAGACATAAAGAGGAATTCACCTtgtaaaaaaaatctggtatAAATTGTAGATAAGTGAGTAGATAATACCTGTCCTGTTGGGATATTATATACTTTTACCAACATCATCCTAACAGAGGATGTAAGGAAATTAAAACCTGATATATTCATTATCTGTACATGTATGAAATTTTACTGTGTTTCAGATTGCTAGAtgattttatgtatttttcattatcttCTGTAATTCAAAATACTTGGTTTGGGAATACAACCGTAGTAGGTAGTTATTTCTTGAAGACTAAATAAAACTTATAAATTACTTAattattaatgaattaattacaAAAAGAAGTTAATTAaaggtgattttaaaaatagagagatacacacacagacatggaTATACATTTTAGTCTAACGCAACTCTTTTAACTTGTTTCAGGTTGAAGAAACTTCTTGAACAGGAGAAGATCTATCAAGCCCGGAAGGAGAAGGAGCATACAAAGAGAATCAATAAACTAAGAGAAGAACTAGTCAAGCTCAAATCATTTGCACTCATGCTGGTGGATGAAAGACAAATGCATATTGAACAACTTGGTCAACAAAGCCAGAAAATACAGGACTTAACCCAAAAactaaaggaagaagaagaaaagcttaaaattaTTAGtgcaaaaacaaaagaagatgGACAAAAACTGATGAAATTAGAGGCAGAACTTGAACACAAAACATCATCATTTTGTCAAGAACATGAGGAGATGACTGCTAAACTGGCTAATCAAGAGTCACATAATAGACAACTAAGGCTCAAGCTTGTGGGGTTGACTCGCAGAATAGAGGAGCTAGAAGAAACTaacaaaaatcttcaaaaaacTGAGGAGGAACTTCAAGAATTAAGAGATAAAATAGCAAAAGGGGAATGTGGGAACTCTAGCTTAATGGCAGAAGTGGAAAACCTCCGCAAGCGCGTACTTGAAATGGAGGGGAAAGATGAAGAGATCACAAAAACTGAATCCCAGTgcaaagagctgaaaaataaactgcagGAGGAAGAGCATCATAGCAAAGAGTTGAAACTTGAAGtggaaaaactgcagaaaaggaTGTCAGAATTAGAGAAGCTGGAAGAGGCTTTCAGTAAAAGTAAGTCGGAATGCACTCAGCTACACTTAAacttggagaaagaaaaaaatttgacaAAGGATTTGATAAATGAGTTGGAAGTGGTGAAGACTCGAGTGAAGGACCTTGAGACATCCGAAAGCAAGTTGGAAAAGGCTGAAATAAGCTTAAAAGATGACCTTACGAAGCTGAAGTCGTTTACTGTAATGTTGGTTGATGAACGAAAAAATatgatggaaaaaataaaacaggaggaaaaaaaggttgAGGGCCTAAACAAGAATTTTAAAGTTGAGCAAGGGAAAGTTATGGATGTAACAGAGAAATTGATAGAAGAAAGTAAGAAATTTTTGAAACTGAAATCTGAAATGGAGGAAAAGGTATCTAGTTTGACAAAGGAAAGGGATGAGTTGATTGGCAAACTGAgaagtgaagaagaaaaatcatcTGAATTAAGCTGTAGAGTTGACCTGTTAAAGAAAAGAATTGATGGTATGGAGGAAGTAGAAAGAGAAATTACAAGAGGTCGAACTAGGAAAGGAGCAGAGCATGTTTGTCATGAGGACAACAAGATTAAGGAACTTACCATTGAAATTGAAAGATTGAAAAAACGTCTCAAACAACTGGAAGTGGTTGAAGGAGATTTGATGAAGACTGAAGATGAGTATGATCAGCTAGAGCAGAAATTTAGGACTGAGCAGGATAAagctaattttctttctcagcagctggaggagatgAAACTCCAGATtgccaaaacaaaagcaatagAAAAAGGTGAAGTGGTGagccaggaggcagagctgaggcacaGGTTTCGTCTGGAAGAGGCCAAAAGCAGAGATTTGAAAGCAGAAGTTCAAGCACTTAAGGAAAAAATCCATGAGCTCATGAACAAAGAAGACCAGCTTTCTCAGCTCCAAGTTGATTATTCAGTTCTACAGCAAAGGTTtatggaagaggaaaacaaaaacaagagcATGGGGCAGGAAGTTTTGAACCTGACAAGAGAGCTGGAGCTTTCTAAGCGTTACAGCCGTGCTCTGAGGCCCAGCATGAACGGGAGAAGAATGGTTGATGTTCCCCTGACGTCCACCGGCGTGCAGACAGATGCTCTCAGCAATgaagcagcagaagaagaaacTCCAGCAGTGTTTATAAGGAAATCCTTCCAGGAGGAGAATCATATAATGAGCAATCTGCGACAGGTAGGTCTGAAAAAACCCATGGAGCGCTCTTCAGTGCTTGAGAGATATCCTCCGGCAGCAAATGAGCTTGCTATGAGGAAATCCTGGATACCATGGATGAAAAAGAGGGAAACTGGGGCTCAGACAAATCCTGATAAAGGAGCCCGAAACCACAGTAGTCCAGCACATCCCGGGGAAGTTGTCCTTTCACCAAAGCAGGGTCAACCTCTTCATATTCGGGTGACACCAGATCATGAGAACAGTACAGCAACTTTGGAGATAACCAGTCCATCtgcagaggaatttttttcaagtaCCACTGTCATTCCTACTTTGGGAAATCAGAAGCCACGAATAACCATCATTCCCTCTCCAAATGTTATGCcgcaaaaaggaaaaggcagtgaAAGTCCCATGGGCCCAGATCGTTCCATGTCTCCAGTCACTATAACAACATTCTCCAGGGAAAAGTccccagagggagggagggcaccCTTTG
Coding sequences within it:
- the FILIP1 gene encoding filamin-A-interacting protein 1 isoform X2, yielding MRSRNQGGESSSNGHFSSSKPVISHAENEKLQEDAKKKNKPHRKEDEVMVSATVKRHSKSPGPSERKNKKSIELSKEDLIKLLSIMEGELQAREDVIHMLKTEKTKPEVLEAHYGSATPENVLRVLHRDAILAQEKSVGEDVYEKPISELDRLEEKQKETYRRMLEQLLLAEKCHRRTVYELENEKHKHTDYMNKSDDFTNLLEQERERLKKLLEQEKIYQARKEKEHTKRINKLREELVKLKSFALMLVDERQMHIEQLGQQSQKIQDLTQKLKEEEEKLKIISAKTKEDGQKLMKLEAELEHKTSSFCQEHEEMTAKLANQESHNRQLRLKLVGLTRRIEELEETNKNLQKTEEELQELRDKIAKGECGNSSLMAEVENLRKRVLEMEGKDEEITKTESQCKELKNKLQEEEHHSKELKLEVEKLQKRMSELEKLEEAFSKSKSECTQLHLNLEKEKNLTKDLINELEVVKTRVKDLETSESKLEKAEISLKDDLTKLKSFTVMLVDERKNMMEKIKQEEKKVEGLNKNFKVEQGKVMDVTEKLIEESKKFLKLKSEMEEKVSSLTKERDELIGKLRSEEEKSSELSCRVDLLKKRIDGMEEVEREITRGRTRKGAEHVCHEDNKIKELTIEIERLKKRLKQLEVVEGDLMKTEDEYDQLEQKFRTEQDKANFLSQQLEEMKLQIAKTKAIEKGEVVSQEAELRHRFRLEEAKSRDLKAEVQALKEKIHELMNKEDQLSQLQVDYSVLQQRFMEEENKNKSMGQEVLNLTRELELSKRYSRALRPSMNGRRMVDVPLTSTGVQTDALSNEAAEEETPAVFIRKSFQEENHIMSNLRQVGLKKPMERSSVLERYPPAANELAMRKSWIPWMKKRETGAQTNPDKGARNHSSPAHPGEVVLSPKQGQPLHIRVTPDHENSTATLEITSPSAEEFFSSTTVIPTLGNQKPRITIIPSPNVMPQKGKGSESPMGPDRSMSPVTITTFSREKSPEGGRAPFADRPTSPIQIMTVSTSAAPAEISVSPQSQDMTMGRAVFKVTPEKQTVPTPVRKYNANANIITTEDNKIHIHLGSQFKRSPSAVPDGASPVITVRPVNIAAEKEVVTGTVLRSPRNNLSPRPAASKVTSTITITPVTTSSTRGTQSVTGQDGSSPRPTPTRIPVSKESVIIHQLRVNSR
- the FILIP1 gene encoding filamin-A-interacting protein 1 isoform X1, with the translated sequence MRSRNQGGESSSNGHFSSSKPVISHAENEKLQEDAKKKNKPHRKEDEVMVSATVKRHSKSPGPSERKNKKSIELSKEDLIKLLSIMEGELQAREDVIHMLKTEKTKPEVLEAHYGSATPENVLRVLHRDAILAQEKSVGEDVYEKPISELDRLEEKQKETYRRMLEQLLLAEKCHRRTVYELENEKHKHTDYMNKSDDFTNLLEQERERLKKLLEQEKIYQARKEKEHTKRINKLREELVKLKSFALMLVDERQMHIEQLGQQSQKIQDLTQKLKEEEEKLKIISAKTKEDGQKLMKLEAELEHKTSSFCQEHEEMTAKLANQESHNRQLRLKLVGLTRRIEELEETNKNLQKTEEELQELRDKIAKGECGNSSLMAEVENLRKRVLEMEGKDEEITKTESQCKELKNKLQEEEHHSKELKLEVEKLQKRMSELEKLEEAFSKSKSECTQLHLNLEKEKNLTKDLINELEVVKTRVKDLETSESKLEKAEISLKDDLTKLKSFTVMLVDERKNMMEKIKQEEKKVEGLNKNFKVEQGKVMDVTEKLIEESKKFLKLKSEMEEKVSSLTKERDELIGKLRSEEEKSSELSCRVDLLKKRIDGMEEVEREITRGRTRKGAEHVCHEDNKIKELTIEIERLKKRLKQLEVVEGDLMKTEDEYDQLEQKFRTEQDKANFLSQQLEEMKLQIAKTKAIEKGEVVSQEAELRHRFRLEEAKSRDLKAEVQALKEKIHELMNKEDQLSQLQVDYSVLQQRFMEEENKNKSMGQEVLNLTRELELSKRYSRALRPSMNGRRMVDVPLTSTGVQTDALSNEAAEEETPAVFIRKSFQEENHIMSNLRQVGLKKPMERSSVLERYPPAANELAMRKSWIPWMKKRETGAQTNPDKGARNHSSPAHPGEVVLSPKQGQPLHIRVTPDHENSTATLEITSPSAEEFFSSTTVIPTLGNQKPRITIIPSPNVMPQKGKGSESPMGPDRSMSPVTITTFSREKSPEGGRAPFADRPTSPIQIMTVSTSAAPAEISVSPQSQDMTMGRAVFKVTPEKQTVPTPVRKYNANANIITTEDNKIHIHLGSQFKRSPSAVPDGASPVITVRPVNIAAEKEVVTGTVLRSPRNNLSPRPAASKVTSTITITPVTTSSTRGTQSVTGQDGSSPRPTPTRIPVSKGMKAGKAVVAAPGAGNVTKFEPRAETQSMKIELKKSSASSSASLGGGQG